A part of Saccharomonospora amisosensis genomic DNA contains:
- a CDS encoding TetR/AcrR family transcriptional regulator, with protein MTTESMPKWRRLEPDERREQIFTCAAELFGERPYTDVSTSDIAARAGVARGLINHYFGTKRELYLAVVKRALTVPHVAVSRLPEGSLEERTKAAVDWFLDMVSKQEKLWLAAIAPEGIGRDVEVERIVDEADRTAADRVLEAMGFSRDDAHWEQFNAVVRAYGGMVKAAGREWLVQAALDRAQVHALLSQVLLTLVRDVLPRVSEQP; from the coding sequence ATGACGACGGAATCCATGCCGAAATGGCGAAGGCTGGAACCGGATGAGCGCAGGGAACAGATCTTCACTTGCGCGGCCGAGCTTTTCGGTGAGCGACCCTACACCGATGTGTCCACGTCGGATATCGCCGCGCGCGCTGGTGTCGCGCGCGGCCTGATAAACCACTATTTCGGCACGAAACGCGAACTCTATCTAGCAGTTGTGAAACGCGCGCTCACCGTGCCGCACGTCGCCGTCTCACGGCTGCCGGAAGGGTCGCTGGAGGAACGGACGAAGGCGGCCGTCGACTGGTTCCTCGACATGGTCAGCAAGCAGGAGAAGCTGTGGCTGGCCGCCATCGCGCCCGAGGGCATCGGCAGGGACGTCGAGGTCGAGCGGATCGTCGACGAGGCTGACCGCACCGCGGCCGACCGGGTACTGGAGGCGATGGGATTCTCCCGCGACGACGCGCACTGGGAGCAGTTCAACGCCGTGGTGCGTGCCTACGGCGGCATGGTGAAGGCCGCCGGCCGGGAGTGGCTCGTGCAGGCGGCGCTGGACCGCGCGCAGGTGCACGCACTGCTGAGCCAGGTACTGCTCACGCTCGTCAGGGACGTGCTGCCGCGGGTCTCCGAACAACCGTGA
- a CDS encoding SMP-30/gluconolactonase/LRE family protein produces the protein MGFGEVRTIPVNGVGPEDVLVDSLGRVYTGLEDGRIIRVDDEGRRIDTVADTEGRPLGLEFLGEDELVVCDAVRGLLSVRLSDGAVRTLVVEAAGQRLTFCNNAAVDSEGTVYFTDSSTRFGIGNWRDDLIEQTGTGRLLRRTPDGVVDVLTAGLQFANGVALAPDESFVAVAETSACRVRRVWLDPRRHGATDLLVDELPGFCDNISTGSDGLIWVTQASPKVASLELVRRLPAALRRVVRGLPTSLQPSPRPTCGVLGVSAEGEIVHDIGGEIEGFRLLTGVREMAGSLYFGSLEGNRIVVTEVAAAARR, from the coding sequence ATGGGCTTCGGCGAGGTGCGGACCATCCCGGTCAACGGTGTCGGGCCGGAGGACGTGCTGGTCGACTCGCTCGGCCGCGTCTACACCGGACTCGAGGACGGTCGCATCATCCGTGTCGACGACGAAGGAAGGCGCATCGACACCGTCGCCGACACCGAGGGCAGGCCGCTGGGGCTGGAGTTCCTGGGCGAGGACGAACTCGTCGTCTGCGATGCCGTGCGGGGCCTGCTGTCGGTGCGGCTTTCCGACGGCGCGGTGCGCACCCTGGTGGTCGAGGCAGCGGGGCAGCGCCTGACGTTCTGCAACAACGCCGCCGTCGACAGCGAGGGAACCGTCTACTTCACCGACTCGTCGACCCGGTTCGGGATCGGGAACTGGCGCGACGACCTGATCGAGCAGACGGGAACCGGCAGGCTGCTGCGGCGCACGCCCGACGGCGTGGTGGACGTCCTGACGGCCGGTCTGCAATTCGCCAATGGCGTGGCGCTCGCGCCGGACGAGTCGTTCGTCGCCGTCGCGGAGACATCAGCTTGCCGGGTGCGCAGGGTGTGGCTGGACCCACGACGCCACGGTGCCACTGACCTGCTCGTCGACGAGTTGCCTGGCTTCTGCGACAACATCTCCACCGGCAGCGACGGGCTGATCTGGGTCACCCAGGCAAGTCCCAAGGTCGCCTCACTGGAGTTGGTACGCAGGCTTCCGGCCGCGCTGCGCCGCGTCGTGCGTGGCCTGCCGACCTCGTTGCAGCCATCGCCCCGGCCCACCTGCGGGGTACTGGGCGTCTCCGCCGAAGGCGAGATCGTGCACGACATCGGCGGCGAGATCGAGGGCTTCCGGCTCCTCACCGGCGTGAGAGAAATGGCGGGCAGCCTCTACTTCGGCAGCCTGGAGGGCAACCGTATCGTCGTCACCGAGGTTGCCGCGGCGGCACGGCGGTGA
- a CDS encoding histidine phosphatase family protein — MGVVYLVRHGQASFGAADYDVLSDRGEQQARLAGRELVRREAALSHARCGSLSRQRATADAALAQLPSPPTVARDARWNEYDHVDIAAHHGGGAAQDSADPRAYQAALEGALAKWVAAGESSPCAESWPRFLARVTGALDDLVSVLGKGEQAVVFTSGGVISTLCGVLLGVPEVGLLSLNRVTVNAGITKIVTGRSGTTMLSFNEHGHFDGEAAGLLSYR; from the coding sequence ATGGGCGTTGTGTACCTGGTGCGCCACGGGCAGGCCTCCTTCGGCGCGGCAGACTACGACGTGCTCTCCGACCGTGGCGAGCAGCAGGCCCGGCTGGCAGGGCGGGAACTCGTGCGCAGGGAGGCGGCCCTCAGCCACGCGCGCTGTGGCAGCCTCTCTCGGCAGCGGGCGACCGCGGACGCGGCGCTGGCACAACTGCCCTCGCCTCCCACCGTGGCGCGGGACGCGCGCTGGAACGAGTACGACCACGTCGACATCGCCGCACACCACGGTGGCGGGGCCGCGCAGGACAGCGCCGATCCGAGGGCGTATCAGGCCGCGCTCGAGGGCGCGCTGGCGAAGTGGGTGGCGGCGGGCGAGTCGAGCCCGTGCGCGGAGTCGTGGCCACGATTCCTTGCCAGGGTCACCGGCGCGCTCGACGACCTGGTTTCCGTACTCGGCAAGGGTGAGCAGGCCGTAGTGTTCACCTCCGGCGGCGTCATCTCCACGCTGTGCGGAGTGCTGCTAGGGGTGCCCGAGGTCGGCCTGCTGTCGTTGAACCGGGTTACCGTCAACGCGGGGATCACTAAGATCGTCACCGGCCGTTCCGGAACCACCATGCTTTCCTTCAACGAACACGGGCACTTCGACGGCGAGGCGGCGGGGCTACTGAGCTACCGGTAG
- a CDS encoding SDR family oxidoreductase — translation MSVRQNIVITGASSGLGEGMARRFAALGRNLALCARRTDRLAALAAELARTHPGIRVVVRDLDVNDHDRVFAVFDEFRAELGTIDRVIVNAGLGKGQPVGTGYLTANRQTMLTNLIAALAQCEAAMSCFREQRAGHLVVVSSFSALRGMPGNLTAYAASKAGLSALADGIRVDTLPTAIRVTTLLPGYIESEMTGRAGRTPMLASADRGARALVRAIEREPAKAYVPAWPWAPLSVLVRILPSGMLRRIGIR, via the coding sequence ATGTCCGTGCGCCAGAACATCGTGATCACCGGCGCCAGCTCGGGGTTGGGCGAAGGCATGGCCAGGCGGTTCGCCGCGCTCGGCCGGAACCTCGCCCTGTGCGCCAGGCGCACCGACCGGCTGGCCGCACTCGCCGCCGAACTCGCCCGGACCCATCCCGGCATCCGCGTTGTCGTCAGGGACCTTGACGTCAACGATCACGACCGCGTCTTCGCCGTGTTCGACGAGTTCCGCGCCGAACTCGGCACGATCGACCGAGTGATCGTCAATGCCGGGCTCGGCAAGGGCCAGCCGGTGGGCACCGGTTACCTCACCGCCAACCGGCAGACCATGCTGACCAACCTCATCGCGGCGCTGGCGCAGTGTGAGGCGGCGATGAGCTGCTTTCGCGAGCAGCGAGCGGGGCATCTCGTGGTGGTGTCGTCGTTCAGCGCGTTGCGCGGCATGCCGGGTAACCTCACCGCCTACGCCGCGTCCAAAGCGGGGCTGTCGGCACTGGCCGACGGTATCCGTGTCGACACGCTACCGACGGCCATCCGCGTCACCACGCTGCTGCCCGGCTACATCGAGTCGGAGATGACCGGCAGGGCGGGCAGGACCCCGATGCTCGCGAGCGCCGATCGGGGTGCGCGGGCACTGGTGCGGGCGATCGAGCGGGAACCGGCGAAGGCCTACGTGCCTGCTTGGCCGTGGGCACCGCTGAGTGTGCTCGTCCGTATCCTTCCCTCGGGCATGCTGCGACGGATCGGTATTCGCTGA
- a CDS encoding S8 family peptidase, translated as MPNPGTSNRKLTAGIVAATAVTGVIAASVAPAQAAQGQIRSANTADAVAGSYLVVLKDGATTTARSAATARAHTLAQEYGAEVGRTFSNALSGFSVHASETEAKRIAADDDVAYVVQNQRIHTMDAQPSPPSWGLDRIDQRDLPLDDSYEYATKADNVTVYVIDTGVDADHSTFGGRVSGGMDFIDNDQDAGDENGHGTHVAGTIGGEEYGVAKGVRIVPVRVLDANGSGTTEQVVAGIDWVAQNASGPAVANMSLGGSADDALDTAVRGAIEAGVTFGVAAGNESTDAGTTSPARVEEAITVAASNERDAQASFSNYGDVVDLYAPGEDITSAWLDGGENTISGTSMATPHVVGAAALYLAEHGDATPDQVAEALTSAATPDKITNPGDGTPNRLLYTGN; from the coding sequence ATGCCGAATCCGGGCACATCGAATCGGAAGCTGACGGCGGGAATCGTGGCAGCCACGGCCGTCACCGGGGTGATCGCCGCGAGCGTCGCACCCGCGCAGGCCGCGCAGGGACAGATCCGTTCCGCGAACACCGCCGACGCGGTGGCGGGCAGCTATCTCGTCGTGCTGAAGGACGGCGCGACGACGACGGCGCGCAGCGCCGCGACAGCGCGAGCTCACACGCTGGCACAGGAATACGGAGCCGAGGTCGGACGGACGTTCAGCAACGCGTTGAGCGGGTTTTCGGTACACGCCAGCGAGACCGAGGCCAAACGAATCGCCGCGGATGACGACGTCGCCTACGTCGTGCAGAACCAGCGGATACACACCATGGACGCGCAGCCTTCGCCGCCGTCGTGGGGTCTGGACCGGATCGACCAGCGTGACCTGCCGCTTGACGACTCCTACGAGTACGCCACCAAGGCGGACAACGTCACCGTCTATGTCATCGACACCGGTGTGGACGCCGACCACAGCACCTTCGGCGGCCGCGTGAGCGGTGGCATGGACTTCATCGACAACGACCAGGACGCAGGCGACGAGAACGGCCACGGAACGCACGTCGCGGGCACGATCGGAGGCGAGGAGTACGGGGTCGCGAAGGGGGTGCGGATCGTGCCGGTGCGCGTGCTGGACGCCAACGGCAGCGGCACCACCGAGCAGGTCGTGGCAGGGATCGACTGGGTCGCGCAGAACGCGAGTGGACCCGCCGTGGCCAACATGAGCCTCGGTGGCAGTGCAGACGACGCACTCGACACCGCTGTGCGAGGCGCCATCGAGGCAGGCGTCACCTTCGGTGTCGCCGCGGGCAACGAGTCCACCGACGCGGGGACCACCTCTCCCGCCCGCGTCGAGGAGGCCATCACCGTCGCGGCCAGCAACGAGCGGGACGCGCAGGCCAGCTTCTCCAACTACGGCGACGTCGTTGACCTGTACGCGCCGGGTGAGGACATCACCTCGGCCTGGCTCGACGGTGGCGAGAACACCATCAGCGGCACCTCGATGGCAACGCCACATGTCGTGGGAGCGGCGGCGCTGTATCTGGCTGAGCACGGCGATGCCACCCCGGATCAGGTGGCGGAGGCGCTGACCTCGGCGGCCACTCCTGACAAGATCACCAACCCCGGTGACGGCACGCCGAACCGGCTGCTCTACACCGGTAACTGA
- a CDS encoding acyl-CoA synthetase gives MRMATSMVRLVNQVAERARSVEVLWRAGLVPLPRVDVIVGSLLATRRFGPLAGAVRIAARRDPRAVAIVDERGPLTFAELESRSNALARAWSQRGVRPGSAIAALCRDHRWLVLTMLAAGKLGAPLLLLNTGFAKPQLTDVAAREKVTVLVYDEEFSDVLSGITGVDRFLAWADTDTSGTPTLGEVIATADDTAMPVPAKPGGLILLTSGTTGTPKGAPRPKISALDSAQFLDRIPLRVGEATFLGAPLFHGTGISQFILSLALGCKVLLRRRFDPEATLRGIAEHRCTALVLVPTMLRRIIDLAPEVIGRYDTSSLRIIFVAGSALSPEVGNRATEIFGDVIHNLYGSTEVAVATVATPQDWRRAPGTVGRPPVGCRVALYDDSGRRITRPYVTGRVFVGSGLAFEGYTDGRHKEVIDGLLSSGDVGHFDADGLLFIDGRDDEMIVSGGENVYPVEVENLLVEHPDVVEAAVVGVEDEEFGQRLKAYVVPAAGARLDAEGVREHVRRNLARYKVPRDVEFLPELPRNATGKVLRDKLP, from the coding sequence ATGCGGATGGCGACCAGCATGGTGCGGCTGGTGAATCAGGTCGCGGAAAGGGCCCGCAGTGTCGAAGTGCTGTGGCGGGCCGGACTGGTGCCGTTGCCCCGGGTCGACGTGATCGTGGGATCGCTGCTTGCCACCCGCCGGTTCGGGCCGCTGGCCGGTGCGGTCCGTATCGCGGCGCGCCGCGATCCCCGCGCCGTAGCCATAGTCGACGAGCGTGGCCCGTTGACCTTCGCCGAACTCGAAAGCCGGTCCAACGCACTGGCCCGTGCCTGGTCACAGCGGGGTGTGCGGCCGGGCTCTGCTATCGCCGCGTTGTGCCGCGACCACAGGTGGCTGGTGCTCACCATGCTCGCGGCGGGCAAACTCGGCGCGCCGCTGCTGCTGCTCAACACCGGATTCGCCAAGCCGCAACTCACCGACGTCGCGGCGAGGGAGAAGGTCACGGTACTGGTGTACGACGAGGAGTTCAGCGACGTACTGAGCGGCATCACCGGCGTGGACCGCTTCCTCGCTTGGGCGGACACGGATACCTCCGGCACTCCGACGCTGGGCGAGGTGATCGCGACCGCCGACGACACGGCCATGCCGGTACCCGCGAAGCCCGGTGGGCTCATCCTGCTGACCAGCGGCACGACCGGCACGCCCAAGGGTGCACCACGGCCGAAGATCTCCGCGCTGGACTCCGCGCAGTTCCTGGACCGCATCCCGCTTCGGGTCGGCGAAGCCACCTTTCTCGGCGCGCCGCTGTTCCACGGCACCGGCATCTCGCAGTTCATCCTGTCGCTCGCGCTGGGCTGCAAGGTGTTGCTACGCCGTCGATTCGATCCCGAGGCCACGCTGCGCGGTATCGCCGAACACCGCTGCACCGCACTTGTGCTTGTGCCCACGATGCTGCGTCGCATCATCGATCTCGCCCCTGAGGTGATCGGCCGCTACGACACCTCCAGCTTGCGGATCATCTTCGTCGCGGGATCAGCGCTGTCACCCGAGGTGGGCAACAGGGCGACCGAGATCTTCGGCGACGTGATCCACAATCTCTACGGCTCCACCGAGGTCGCGGTGGCGACGGTGGCCACGCCGCAGGACTGGCGCAGGGCTCCCGGGACCGTCGGCAGGCCACCGGTCGGTTGCCGGGTCGCGCTCTACGACGACAGCGGCAGGCGCATCACCCGTCCCTACGTGACCGGCCGGGTGTTCGTGGGCAGCGGACTGGCTTTCGAGGGCTACACCGACGGTAGGCACAAGGAGGTCATCGACGGTCTGCTCAGCAGCGGCGATGTCGGGCATTTCGACGCCGACGGGCTGCTGTTCATCGACGGCCGAGATGACGAGATGATCGTTTCGGGCGGTGAGAACGTCTACCCGGTAGAGGTCGAGAACCTGCTCGTCGAGCATCCCGACGTGGTGGAGGCGGCCGTGGTCGGTGTCGAGGACGAGGAGTTCGGGCAGCGGTTGAAGGCCTACGTGGTGCCCGCCGCGGGCGCGCGACTGGACGCCGAAGGCGTTCGGGAGCACGTGCGCCGCAACCTCGCCAGGTACAAGGTCCCCAGGGACGTGGAGTTCCTGCCTGAGCTCCCTCGCAACGCCACCGGCAAGGTGTTGCGCGACAAGCTTCCGTAG